In one Oryza glaberrima chromosome 2, OglaRS2, whole genome shotgun sequence genomic region, the following are encoded:
- the LOC127763525 gene encoding cytochrome P450 CYP73A100-like — protein sequence MAASVVRVAIATGASLAVHLFVKSFLQAQHPALTLLLPVAVFAGIAVGAKGGNGGDGKAPPGPAAVPVFGNWLQVGNDLNHRFLAAMSARYGPVFRLRLGVRNLVVVSDPKLATEVLHTQGVEFGSRPRNVVFDIFTANGADMVFTEYGDHWRRMRRVMTLPFFTARVVQQYKAMWEAEMDAVVDDVRGDAVAQGAGFVVRRRLQLMLYNIMYRMMFDARFESVDDPMFIEATRFNSERSRLAQSFEYNYGDFIPILRPFLRGYLNKCRDLQSRRLAFFNNNYVEKRRKVMDTPGDRNKLRCAIDHILEAEKNGELTAENVIYIVENINVAAIETTLWSIEWALAEVVNHPAVQSKVRAEINDVLGDDEPITESSIHKLTYLQAVIKETLRLHSPIPLLVPHMNLEEAKLGGYTIPKGSKVVVNAWWLANNPALWENPEEFRPERFLEKESGVDATVAGKVDFRFLPFGVGRRSCPGIILALPILALIVGKLVRSFEMVPPPGVEKLDVSEKGGQFSLHIAKHSVVAFHPISA from the exons ATGGCAGCCTCCGTGGTGAGGGTGGCCATCGCCACCGGGGCGTCGTTGGCCGTGCATTTGTTCGTCAAGTCGTTCTTGCAGGCGCAGCATCCTGCTCTCACCTTGCTGCTGCCGGTGGCTGTGTTTGCCGGCATTGCGGTGGGCGCGAAGGGCGGGAACGGGGGCGACGGGAAGGCGCCGCCGGGGCCGGCGGCCGTGCCGGTGTTCGGCAACTGGCTGCAGGTCGGGAACGACCTGAACCACAGGTTCCTcgcggcgatgtcggcgcggTACGGGCCCGTGTTCCGTCTGCGGCTGGGCGTGCGCAACCTGGTGGTGGTGTCGGACCCGAAGCTGGCGACGGAGGTGCTGCACACGCAGGGCGTGGAGTTCGGCTCCCGCCCGCGCAACGTCGTCTTCGACATCTTCACCGCCAACGGCGCCGACATGGTGTTCACCGAGTACGGCGACCACTGGCGACGCATGCGCCGCGTCATGACGCTGCCGTTCTTCACGGCGCGCGTCGTGCAGCAGTACAAGGCCATGTGGGAGGCCGAGATGGACGCCGTCGTGGACGACGTGCgcggcgacgcggtggcgcAGGGCGCCGGCTTCGTGGTGCGACGCAGGCTGCAGCTCATGCTGTACAACATCATGTACCGGATGATGTTCGACGCGCGGTTCGAGTCGGTGGACGACCCCATGTTCATCGAGGCCACCAGGTTCAACTCCGAGCGCAGCCGCCTCGCGCAGAGCTTCGAGTACAACTACGGCGACTTCATCCCCATCCTCCGTCCCTTCTTGCGGGGCTACCTCAACAAGTGCCGTGACCTCCAGAGCAGGAGGCTCGCCTTCTTCAACAACAACTACGTCGAGAAGAGAAG GAAGGTGATGGACACTCCGGGAGACAGGAACAAGCTCCGGTGCGCGATCGACCATATCCTTGAGGCGGAGAAGAACGGCGAGCTGACGGCGGAGAACGTGATCTACATCGTGGAGAACATCAACGTGGCCGCCATCGAGACGACGCTCTGGTCCATCGAGTGGGCGCTGGCCGAGGTCGTCAACCACCCGGCGGTGCAGAGCAAGGTCCGCGCCGAGATCAACGACgtgctcggcgacgacgagcccaTCACCGAGTCCAGCATCCACAAGCTGACGTACCTGCAGGCCGTGATCAAGGAGACGCTGCGGCTGCACTCCCCGATCCCGCTGCTGGTGCCGCACATGAACCTGGAGGAGGCCAagctcggcgggtacaccatcccCAAGGGATCCAAGGTGGTGGTGAACGCGTGGTGGCTGGCCAACAACCCGGCGCTGTGGGAGAACCCCGAGGAGTTCCGGCCTGAGCGGTTCTTGGAGAAGGAGAGCGGCGTggacgccaccgtcgccgggaAGGTGGACTTCAGGTTCCTGCCCTTCGGCGTGGGACGCCGCAGCTGCCCGGGGATCATCCTGGCGCTGCCCATCCTGGCGCTCATCGTCGGGAAGCTGGTGAGGAGCTTCGAGAtggtgccgccgccgggcgTGGAGAAGCTGGACGTGAGCGAGAAAGGCGGGCAGTTCAGCCTCCACATCGCCAAGCACTCCGTCGTCGCCTTCCACCCCATCTCTGCTTGA